TGTGCCATAGTTGCTAGCGATGTAGACGGTATTCCCGAAACTTTGGATAATCGACAAGCTGGTTTGTTGGTGCCACCTAAAGATAGTCAGACCTTGGCAAATACTTTAGTACAATTGCTCAAAGACCGCAGACAGTTGCAAAAGTGGAAAACCCAAGCAAAACAAAACCTAGAACGATTCAGCGCTACACGGGTCAATGATGAAACACTAGCTGTGTATTCTGAATTAATCAACAAATACAATGTGATCAACGTAGTCAGACCTGTAGAATTGTTGGTTAGTAAATAGATAGGCTGACCGAATTTTAGATTGGGGATTTTGGATTGAAAAAATCTTGGCAACACATCGATAATCTGTAGGGGCGCAAGGCCTTGCGCCCCTAACCTATCTGTCTCATTCTTTTTTCAAATTGGTATTATTTAACCACAGAGACACAGAGCAAACAGAGATAAAAGATGATAGTAGATCCTATAATCCAATACAGTTCAGTTAGGCTCGAATGATGATATACACTGTAGGGGCACGGCATCCAAAATTTTTTCTTCTAATGACAATTTTATTCGTGCCGTGCCCCTACGACAATTTTTCTTAACTGAACTGTATTGTCCTATAATCAACAGATAATGAGTGATTAGTTTTGCTAATGACTCATTATCTATGATCAACAATTGGGATTGACTTAATCTATTCCCTGATAATCGTTTAGCAACAGCGTTTGAGGAAAGTTTGTTAACGCAGCGCGAATGGTATTAATAAAGTTTTGGGCGTAACTTTGGGTAGAGAAATCGAGGGAACGTTGTCGTGCTGCTACCCCGACTGTAAGCGAAAATTCTGGATGATCGAGATAGCTCAGAATGGCGATCGCTAATGCATCAGCATCACCGTAAGGTGTCAGCAGTCCATTAATACCATCTGTAATGATTTCCGTCGGTCCGCCAGCATCGCCAGCAATCACCGGTTTACCTAGGGCCATGGCCTCGATAATGACAATCCCAAATGGTTCTTTATCTGAGGCGTGGATAAATATATCCATCGCCTGGACCCATTCGGGAATGTTGCGCTGTAGCCCAACCATTAAAATGCGATCGCTCAGTCCTGAAGCTGCTATTTGTGCTTTTAAAAAGTCCTCATAATCAGCTTCTAAATCATGCTTACCGCCAACTATCACACAGTGAGCATCAGGATATTTTTGCAAAATTTGCGGCATTGCTGCTACTAAAACATGCATTCCCTTCCATCTTTGTAAACGTCCCACAATGCCAATTAAAGGCCCATCTACAGGTAAGCCCAATTTCAAACGTGCTTCTCTTTGATTTGGTAATATTGCTGGATCAAATCTGTCTAAAGCTACACCAGGATACACCAAAGGCGTTGGTCTATGAGGCCAAATCTGTGCCTGTGCGTTCTGACCATCTTTTGATAGTGTAACTATGGCACGGGCTGGTAATAAAGTGGCAAGTCTTACCAACCAAGGCTGATCATTAGGTACTTCCAGCTGATACCACATTGAAGGTAAACCTGCGATCGCCGCTGCTAATCCTCCATATAAATGGGTGATCCACATCCAATTGACGATCATATCTACCCCCTCGCTTCTAGCTGTTATAGCTAGGCGCAAAACAGCAGTAATCAAACGGTGAACTTCACGCAGACGACCACTTTCAATCACTCGCGTATCAATACCCAGCGACCTTACCTGCTCTACCATTGGGCCGTCTTCCAAAAATATTGCTAACCATTCAATACCTTTTTTACGTCCCTGTTGCAT
The Gloeotrichia echinulata CP02 DNA segment above includes these coding regions:
- a CDS encoding glycosyltransferase family 4 protein, producing the protein MKIMVLMPLAEQKGGGEMMFLDLMQQGRKKGIEWLAIFLEDGPMVEQVRSLGIDTRVIESGRLREVHRLITAVLRLAITARSEGVDMIVNWMWITHLYGGLAAAIAGLPSMWYQLEVPNDQPWLVRLATLLPARAIVTLSKDGQNAQAQIWPHRPTPLVYPGVALDRFDPAILPNQREARLKLGLPVDGPLIGIVGRLQRWKGMHVLVAAMPQILQKYPDAHCVIVGGKHDLEADYEDFLKAQIAASGLSDRILMVGLQRNIPEWVQAMDIFIHASDKEPFGIVIIEAMALGKPVIAGDAGGPTEIITDGINGLLTPYGDADALAIAILSYLDHPEFSLTVGVAARQRSLDFSTQSYAQNFINTIRAALTNFPQTLLLNDYQGID